From the Streptomyces sp. SN-593 genome, the window TCCCGGGCGGCGCGATCCTGCCGGCGTACGACCCGCTGATGGACTCCGTCAAGGTCCGCCACGTGCTGGTCCGCCACGAGCAGGGGGCCGGGCACGCCGCCACCGGCTACGCGCAGGCCACCGGCAAGGTCGGCGTGTGCATGGCCACCTCGGGCCCGGGCGCGACCAACCTGGTCACCCCGATCGCCGACGCGCACATGGACTCCGTGCCGATCGTGGCCATCACCGGCCAGGTCGCCTCGAAGTCCATCGGCACCGACGCGTTCCAGGAAGCCGACATCTGCGGCATCACCCTGCCGATCACCAAGCACAACTTCCTGGTCACCGACCCGGCCGAGATCCCGCGCACCATCGCCGAGGCGTTCCACATCGCCGGCACCGGCCGCCCCGGCCCGGTGCTGGTGGACATCGCCAAGGACGCGCTCCAGAACGAGACCACCTTCAGCTGGCCGCCGCAGCAGGACCTGCCCGGCTACCGCCCGGTCACCAAGCCGCACGCCAAGCAGATCCGCGAGGCCGCCCGGCTGATCAACGAGGCCCGCCGCCCGGTCCTCTACGTCGGCGGCGGCGTGCTCAAGGCCCGCGCCACCGCGGAGCTGCGCATCCTCGCCGAGCTGACCGGAGCACCGGTCACCACCACCCTGATGGCGCTCGGCGCGTTCCCCGACAGCCACCCCCAGCACGTCGGCATGCCCGGCATGCACGGCGACGTCTCCGCGGTCACCGCGCTCCAGAAGTCCGACCTGATCGTCGCGCTCGGCGCCCGCTTCGACGACCGCGTCACCGGCCGGCTGGACACCTTCGCGCCGCACGCCAAGGTCGTGCACGCCGACATCGACCCGGCCGAGATCTCCAAGAACCGGATCGCCGACGTGCCGATCGTCGGCGACGCCCGCGAGGTGCTCGCGGACCTGATCGTCGCCGTCCAGGCCGACCACGAGGCCGGCCACCGCGGCGACTACACCGACTGGTGGCGCCAGCTTTCCTTCTGGCGCAACACCTACCCGCTCGGCTACGAGGCGCCCGACGACGGCAGCCTGTCCCCGCAGCAGGTCATCGAGCGGATCGGCGAGCTCGCCCCCGAGGGCACCCTGTTCGCGGCCGGCGTCGGCCAGCACCAGATGTGGGCCGCCCAGTTCATCAAGTACGAGCAGCCCGGCACCTGGTTCAACTCCGGCGGCGCCGGCACCATGGGCTACGCGGTGCCCGCCGCGATGGGCGCCAAGGCCGGCCGCCCCGACCACACCGTGTGGGCGATCGACGGCGACGGCTGCTTCCAGATGACCAACCAGGAGCTGGTCACCTGCGCCCTGAACAACATCCCGATCAAGGTCGCCATCATCAACAACGGCGCCCTCGGCATGGTCCGCCAGTGGCAGAACCTCTTCTACGGCGAGCGGTTCTCCAACACGGTGCTGCACTCCGGCGCGGAGAACGTGCCCGGCTCCACCCAGGGCGTCGGCTCCATCAGCAACCACGGCACCCGGGTGCCGGACTTCGTGAAGCTCTCCGAGGCGATGGGCTGCGTCGGGCTGCGCTGCGAGTCCCCCGACGAGCTGGACGCGGTCATCGCCAAGGCGAACGCGATCAACGACCGCCCGGTGGTCGTGGACTTCATCGTGCACGAGGACGCCATGGTCTGGCCGATGGTCGCCGCGGGCACCTCCAACGACGAGATCATGGCGGCCCGGGACGTTCGCCCCGACTTCGGCGACAGCGAAAACGACTGAGCGAGCAGGGACGAGCGAAGGAATCCACTGACATGTCCAAGCACACCCTCTCCGTCCTGGTGGAGAACAAGCCGGGCGTCCTGGCCCGGATCACCGCGCTGTTCTCCCGGCGGGGCTTCAACATCGACTCGCTCGCGGTCGGCACCACCGAGCACCCCGAGATCTCCCGGATCACCATCGTCGTCAACGTGGTGGACCAGCTACCGCTCGAACAGGTCACGAAACAGCTCAACAAGCTGGTCAACGTGCTGAAGATCGTCGAACTCGACCCGTCGGCGGCGGTCGCCCGGGAACTCGTCCTGGTGAAGGTGCGGGCCGACAACGACACCCGCTCGCAGGTCGTGGAGATCGTGCAGCTCTTCCGCGCCAAGACCGTCGACGTCTCCCCGGAGGCCGTCACCATCGAAGCCACCGGCGGCGCCGACAAGCTGGAGGCCATGCTCAAGATGCTGGAGCCCTTCGGCATCAAGGAGCTGGTCCAGTCCGGCACCATCGCCATCGGTCGCGGCGCCCGCTCCATCACCGACCGGAGCCTGCGCGCGCTCGACCGTTCCGCCTGACGCGGCCCAGCGGCCGGCGCGGGTGACCCGCGCGCCGGCCGATCCGCATGGCGAGACCCCGCAACCCCCCTGCGCCCACCCGTCGTACGGTGGGCCGTAGCAACCGAACCAAGGAGAGACCCGAAGTGGCCGAGCTGTTCTACGACGACGACGCCGACCTGTCCATCATCCAGGGCCGCAAGGTCGCGGTCATCGGCTACGGCAGCCAGGGCCACGCCCACGCGCTGTCGCTGCGCGACTCCGGCGTCGATGTGCGCATCGGCCTGCACGAGGGCTCCAAGTCCAAGGCGCAGGCCGAGGAGCAGGGCCTGCGCGTGCTG encodes:
- a CDS encoding acetolactate synthase large subunit, with protein sequence MTEQATGSHHPQRSRGAATAAPAERMTGAQALIRSLEAVGADTVFGIPGGAILPAYDPLMDSVKVRHVLVRHEQGAGHAATGYAQATGKVGVCMATSGPGATNLVTPIADAHMDSVPIVAITGQVASKSIGTDAFQEADICGITLPITKHNFLVTDPAEIPRTIAEAFHIAGTGRPGPVLVDIAKDALQNETTFSWPPQQDLPGYRPVTKPHAKQIREAARLINEARRPVLYVGGGVLKARATAELRILAELTGAPVTTTLMALGAFPDSHPQHVGMPGMHGDVSAVTALQKSDLIVALGARFDDRVTGRLDTFAPHAKVVHADIDPAEISKNRIADVPIVGDAREVLADLIVAVQADHEAGHRGDYTDWWRQLSFWRNTYPLGYEAPDDGSLSPQQVIERIGELAPEGTLFAAGVGQHQMWAAQFIKYEQPGTWFNSGGAGTMGYAVPAAMGAKAGRPDHTVWAIDGDGCFQMTNQELVTCALNNIPIKVAIINNGALGMVRQWQNLFYGERFSNTVLHSGAENVPGSTQGVGSISNHGTRVPDFVKLSEAMGCVGLRCESPDELDAVIAKANAINDRPVVVDFIVHEDAMVWPMVAAGTSNDEIMAARDVRPDFGDSEND
- the ilvN gene encoding acetolactate synthase small subunit translates to MSKHTLSVLVENKPGVLARITALFSRRGFNIDSLAVGTTEHPEISRITIVVNVVDQLPLEQVTKQLNKLVNVLKIVELDPSAAVARELVLVKVRADNDTRSQVVEIVQLFRAKTVDVSPEAVTIEATGGADKLEAMLKMLEPFGIKELVQSGTIAIGRGARSITDRSLRALDRSA